Proteins encoded within one genomic window of Lysinibacillus louembei:
- the pheA gene encoding prephenate dehydratase, whose amino-acid sequence MSTQNWEKRIAYLGPEASFTYLATKGLFPNDWLMPQASIPECIEAVAEGKVELAVVPLENALEGSVPLTIDYLFHEADLYVVGEVTSKIQQHLMVHPKQVENWQSIEAVYSHPHALAQCHKYLFYRFSGVPLHQYSSTAAAAKLIADSPEQCIAAIANSAAAEKYGLTIVEKNIHDFHFNHTRFFVLSKENIRLPKMDNEVAKTTFMVTLPSDVSGALHQVLSVFAWRKLNLSKIESRPLKTGLGDYFFIVDVLADEEEPMMKGAVEELHALGCTVKSLGTYYSYTTPE is encoded by the coding sequence ATGTCAACACAAAATTGGGAAAAGCGTATCGCTTATTTAGGACCGGAAGCATCATTTACATATTTAGCGACAAAGGGCTTATTCCCAAACGATTGGCTCATGCCACAAGCTTCGATTCCTGAATGTATTGAAGCTGTGGCAGAGGGGAAAGTGGAGCTTGCAGTTGTTCCTTTAGAAAATGCTTTAGAAGGCTCTGTGCCGTTAACAATTGATTACTTATTCCATGAGGCAGACTTATATGTAGTAGGGGAAGTAACATCGAAAATCCAGCAGCATTTAATGGTGCATCCAAAACAAGTGGAAAATTGGCAAAGCATTGAAGCGGTATACTCCCATCCACATGCGCTAGCACAATGTCATAAATATTTATTTTATCGCTTTAGCGGTGTGCCGTTGCACCAATATTCATCCACAGCTGCTGCTGCAAAGCTTATTGCAGATTCACCAGAGCAATGCATCGCGGCGATTGCCAATAGCGCGGCTGCGGAAAAATATGGCTTAACAATCGTAGAGAAAAACATTCACGATTTTCATTTCAACCATACACGCTTCTTCGTTTTATCAAAAGAAAATATTCGTTTGCCTAAAATGGATAATGAAGTAGCAAAAACAACATTTATGGTGACATTGCCATCAGATGTATCCGGTGCACTTCATCAAGTGCTATCGGTATTTGCATGGCGCAAGCTGAATTTGAGTAAAATTGAATCACGCCCATTAAAAACAGGCTTAGGGGATTATTTCTTTATTGTTGATGTATTAGCGGATGAGGAAGAACCGATGATGAAAGGTGCGGTAGAGGAGCTGCATGCGCTCGGCTGTACCGTCAAATCTCTCGGTACATACTATAGTTACACAACACCAGAATGA
- the obgE gene encoding GTPase ObgE encodes MFVDHVKIYVKGGDGGDGMVAFRREKYVPNGGPAGGDGGHGGNVVFQVDEGLRTLMDFRYKRHFKAERGEHGMSKGMHGRKASDLVIKVPPGTVVINAETKAVIADLVEEGQTAVIAKAGRGGRGNCRFATPANPAPELAEKGEPGQELDVILELKVLADVGLVGFPSVGKSTLLSVVSAAKPKIGAYHFTTIVPNLGMVETDDGRSFAMADLPGLIEGAHQGVGLGMQFLRHIERTRVIVHVIDMSGMEGRDPYEDYVTINEELQQYDLRLTERPQIVVANKMDMPDAEENLQAFLEKVGDSVKVFPVSAVSRQGLKAVLFEVADLLEVTPQFELHDMTEEESDATVLYKYEKQGEDFDITRDDDGAFVLSGYSIERLFKMTDFSREDGIRRFARQLRAMGVDDALRKRGAENGDTVRLMEFEFDFVD; translated from the coding sequence ATGTTTGTCGATCACGTGAAAATTTATGTAAAAGGTGGAGATGGCGGAGATGGTATGGTTGCCTTCCGTCGTGAAAAATATGTACCAAATGGCGGTCCAGCTGGTGGAGATGGCGGTCATGGTGGAAATGTCGTATTCCAAGTTGATGAAGGCTTGCGTACATTAATGGACTTCCGCTATAAGCGCCATTTCAAGGCAGAGCGTGGGGAGCATGGCATGAGTAAAGGGATGCATGGTCGTAAAGCATCTGATTTAGTCATTAAGGTGCCACCAGGTACGGTTGTCATTAATGCGGAAACGAAGGCTGTAATTGCCGATTTAGTTGAAGAAGGACAAACAGCTGTTATTGCGAAAGCTGGTCGTGGTGGGCGAGGTAATTGCCGTTTTGCAACACCTGCAAACCCTGCACCAGAGCTTGCGGAAAAAGGCGAGCCAGGGCAAGAGCTAGATGTAATTTTGGAATTAAAAGTATTAGCCGACGTTGGGCTAGTAGGCTTCCCATCAGTTGGGAAATCAACATTGCTTTCTGTCGTTTCAGCAGCGAAGCCAAAAATCGGTGCCTATCATTTTACGACAATCGTACCGAATTTAGGTATGGTTGAAACAGACGATGGTCGTTCATTTGCGATGGCCGATTTACCAGGCTTGATTGAAGGTGCGCATCAAGGTGTTGGTCTAGGGATGCAATTTTTACGCCATATTGAGCGCACAAGAGTTATCGTTCATGTCATTGATATGAGTGGCATGGAAGGTCGTGATCCATATGAGGATTATGTGACAATTAATGAAGAGCTACAGCAATACGATTTACGCTTAACAGAGCGTCCACAAATTGTTGTAGCAAATAAAATGGACATGCCTGATGCGGAGGAAAACTTACAAGCATTCCTTGAAAAAGTGGGTGACAGTGTAAAAGTATTCCCTGTTTCTGCGGTATCACGTCAAGGCTTGAAAGCCGTGCTATTTGAAGTGGCAGATTTACTAGAAGTGACACCACAATTTGAGTTGCATGATATGACAGAAGAAGAGTCTGACGCAACAGTGCTTTACAAATATGAAAAACAAGGTGAAGATTTCGACATTACACGCGATGATGATGGCGCATTTGTGCTATCAGGCTATTCGATTGAGCGTCTGTTTAAAATGACAGACTTTAGTCGTGAGGATGGTATTCGACGCTTTGCTCGTCAATTGCGTGCGATGGGCGTCGATGATGCGTTGCGTAAACGCGGTGCGGAAAATGGCGATACAGTTCGCTTAATGGAATTTGAATTTGACTTTGTAGATTAA
- a CDS encoding Spo0B domain-containing protein produces the protein MTTKPLTINDVLRFANHDFLNQLNLIQMYLDLQRIEEAKQIIQNIADDSKMLSNMNKLQLPRTSEWIQTFAWRFPAIELKLDSDVKQVVNHPQLDEALARYLENTVIHIYDGLDAYAEHQLHIVTTSDATQFQLSFHLTGHWSEASLISEIEHMCIDIIEVTENSLHYVLSAGLE, from the coding sequence ATGACAACAAAGCCATTAACGATTAATGACGTATTGCGTTTTGCGAATCATGATTTTTTGAATCAACTAAATTTGATTCAAATGTATTTAGATTTACAGCGAATTGAAGAAGCGAAGCAAATCATTCAAAATATTGCAGATGATAGTAAAATGTTATCGAATATGAATAAATTGCAGCTACCACGAACTTCAGAATGGATTCAAACGTTTGCTTGGCGCTTTCCAGCAATTGAATTAAAGCTTGATAGCGATGTAAAACAAGTTGTTAATCACCCACAGCTTGATGAAGCGCTAGCACGATACTTGGAAAATACAGTTATCCATATTTATGATGGGCTTGATGCATATGCTGAGCATCAGCTTCACATTGTAACAACATCAGATGCGACACAATTCCAGTTGAGTTTTCATTTAACTGGGCATTGGTCAGAGGCATCACTCATAAGCGAAATAGAACATATGTGCATTGATATAATAGAAGTGACCGAAAACTCGTTACACTATGTATTAAGCGCAGGACTGGAGTGA
- a CDS encoding ACT domain-containing protein — MKNIANQRYYLVREDVLTDAMQKTLEAKELLQTGAVASIWDAVKEVDLSRSAFYKYRDAVFPFHSIVQERILTLFLQLQDRKGSLAKLLETISEAHCNVLTIHQTIPIQGRANVTLSLDVTNMAVDLNELVQLLKRLEFIESAEVISSGAL, encoded by the coding sequence ATGAAAAACATAGCAAATCAGCGCTATTATTTAGTGCGTGAGGATGTTTTGACAGATGCGATGCAAAAAACATTAGAGGCAAAAGAATTATTACAAACGGGTGCTGTCGCCTCGATTTGGGATGCGGTCAAAGAAGTGGATTTATCACGTAGCGCATTTTATAAATATCGCGATGCTGTTTTTCCTTTCCATTCTATCGTACAAGAGCGCATATTGACATTGTTTTTGCAGCTACAGGACCGCAAAGGCTCCTTAGCTAAATTACTTGAAACGATTTCAGAGGCACACTGCAATGTATTAACGATACATCAAACGATACCGATTCAAGGGCGTGCAAACGTTACGTTGTCGCTAGATGTGACGAATATGGCGGTTGATTTAAATGAATTAGTTCAGCTATTAAAGCGCCTTGAATTTATCGAATCAGCGGAAGTCATTAGCTCAGGTGCGTTATAA
- the rpmA gene encoding 50S ribosomal protein L27 — protein MNLLLSLDLQFFASKKGVGSTKNGRDSESKRLGAKRADGQFVTGGSILYRQRGTKIYPGTNVGRGGDDTLFAKVDGVVKFERLGRDKKQVSVYPVAQEA, from the coding sequence ATGAACTTATTATTATCATTAGACTTACAATTTTTCGCATCTAAAAAAGGTGTAGGTTCTACAAAAAACGGACGTGACTCTGAGTCAAAACGCCTTGGCGCTAAACGTGCTGATGGTCAATTCGTAACTGGTGGTTCAATTCTTTACCGTCAACGCGGTACAAAAATTTACCCAGGTACAAACGTAGGCCGTGGTGGAGATGATACTTTATTCGCTAAAGTTGACGGCGTTGTGAAATTCGAACGCTTAGGTCGCGACAAGAAACAAGTATCTGTATACCCAGTAGCTCAAGAAGCATAA
- a CDS encoding thiol-disulfide oxidoreductase DCC family protein: protein MAIVLFDGQCHFCDASVQFIIKRDPQAYFQFASLQSDVGKELLARYHVPPTDSIVLVENESYYVQSTAALKIARRLQGGWRFAYLFIVVPASIRNIAYNLIAKNRYKWFGKKELCELPSADVRQRFL, encoded by the coding sequence ATGGCAATTGTATTATTTGATGGACAATGTCATTTTTGTGATGCAAGTGTTCAATTTATTATTAAGCGAGACCCGCAAGCCTATTTTCAATTTGCATCATTGCAGAGTGATGTAGGAAAAGAGCTATTAGCACGCTATCATGTACCGCCAACAGATAGTATCGTACTAGTCGAAAATGAAAGCTATTATGTACAATCAACAGCCGCCTTAAAAATTGCGCGACGACTGCAAGGTGGCTGGCGCTTTGCTTATCTATTTATCGTTGTACCTGCCAGTATTCGCAATATTGCATACAATCTCATTGCAAAAAATCGCTATAAATGGTTTGGGAAAAAAGAGTTATGCGAATTGCCATCAGCGGATGTGCGTCAGCGTTTTTTATAG